A stretch of Brassica napus cultivar Da-Ae chromosome C6, Da-Ae, whole genome shotgun sequence DNA encodes these proteins:
- the LOC106394273 gene encoding uncharacterized protein LOC106394273 gives MDTDTAAETDIAAETDTAAETNTACETGMAADNYVEQPPIEKGSQVIEAWEDGLGVYKLQEFPSKKALQEVVDRTAFDECFRYVIKKSDRRRLVLKCCEATCKWSLRAAKISETEIFSVRRYTGVHTCSRSNQSKSSNIKRKGSAELVATFLNEEYPGKLSTHVPKDIMDLIKLKLGVTTSYSTALRGKNLAISELRGGSEESYKMLYSYLYMLEHVNPGTKTGVKLDEANKFKYLFVALGACIEGFAAMRKVIVVDATFLKNGYGGVLVFAKAQDPNRHHYPLAFGVLDGENNASWTWFFEMLKTAIPDSSELNVIGHACNTTKAVVAWRFMELARCYTVAEFESAYASFKVRFPPAYKYLEEHMDKRTWARVYFPGVRYNLDTSNSVESMNNVFRDARRYALIPLLDTIIKKFSDWFNEHRKDSVVGSIDTKLVPLVEIHLHNL, from the exons ATGGATACGGACACCGCAGCGGAGACAGACATTGCAGCAGAGACAGACACCGCAGCAGAGACGAACACCGCATGTGAGACGGGTATGGCTGCAGATAACTATGTTGAGCAGCCACCTATAGAAAAAGGTAGTCAGGTTATAGAGGCTTGGGAAGACGGTTTGGGTGTGTATAAGCTTCAGGAGTTTCCAAGTAAGAAAGCACTTCAAGAGGTGGTCGATAGAACTGCATTTGATGAATGCTTTCGTTATGTTATCAAAAAGTCGGACCGGAGACGATTGGTGTTAAAATGTTGTGAAGCAACCTGTAAGTGGAGTTTACGAGCTGCAAAGATTTCAGAGACTGAAATTTTTTCAGTTAGGAGGTACACGGGTGTGCATACATGCTCTCGGTCTAATCAAAGTAAAAGCAGCAACATCAAGAGGAAAGGCTCAGCAGAATTAGTTGCAACTTTTCTGAATGAGGAATATCCTGGAAAACTAAGTACTCATGTTCCGAAAGATATCATGGatcttataaaattaaaacttggTGTAACAACATCCTACTCCACAGCCTTGAGAGGGAAAAATCTAGCTATTTCTGAGTTGCGTGGTGGTTCGGAAGAGAGCTACAAGATGCTATATAGCTACTTGTATATGTTAGAGCATGTCAATCCGGGAACAAAAACAGGGGTGAAGTTGGATGAGGCAAATAAGTTCAAGTACCTTTTCGTAGCTCTGGGAGCTTGTATTGAAGGTTTTGCAGCCATGAGGAAGGTGATAGTTGTCGATGCCACATTTCTGAAGAATGGATATGGTGGTGTACTAGTATTTGCTAAAGCTCAAGATCCTAATCGTCACCATTATCCGCTTGCGTTTGGTGTACTCGACGGTGAGAATAATGCTAGTTGGACATGGTTTTTCGAGATGCTCAAAACTGCTATACCAGACTCTTCTGAATTA AATGTGATAGGGCATGCTTGTAACACAACCAAAGCGGTAGTCGCATGGAGATTTATGGAGTTGGCTAGGTGTTACACGGTGGCTGAGTTCGAGTCTGCTTACGCATCTTTTAAGGTGAGATTTCCTCCAGCGTACAAGTATTTGGAGGAGCATATGGATAAACGTACATGGGCTCGGGTTTATTTCCCAGGTGTGAGATACAACTTGGACACTAGCAACAGTGTGGAGTCAATGAACAACGTCTTTAGGGACGCCAGGAGGTATGCTTTAATACCATTGTTGGATACAATCATCAAAAAGTTTTCAGACTGGTTCAATGAACATCGGAAGGACTCTGTGGTTGGGTCGATTGATACCAAACTGGTTCCTCTTGTCGAGATTCACTTGCATAACCTATGA